The genomic DNA ATCAGCCGAATGGTCGGGGCCTCTTACCAAGAGGGCTCGCGAAAATTCAGCCTTTACACCGATGAAAGCCATGATCTTTCCTTGATCCAGTCGCTCTCGACCTATCTCAAGGAAAAGCACCCCGAGGCCGAGGTCGGCACCGAATTGGGATCGCTCCCGAAGGGCGCCAGCTTCGGCCGGGCTCACAAGGGCACCCTGGTCTACTCGATCGCCACGCCTGATTGCCCCAACAATTGAGCGGAGGCGGCCCCCGAATTCCTGCGCAATTTCCTTGACCGCGCCGGCCCTACAATCTAGATCGGCATCGCCTAGAATCCGAATTTTCCAAGGGATTTACCATGCCGACCAATCGTGAAATGTCCGAAATCTTGAAGAAAAAGAACCTCGAAGCCGAGCAGGGCGGCGGGACCGACCGCATCGCCGCCCAGCATAAGGCCGGCAAGATGACCGCCCGGGAGCGGGTCGACTTCCTGCTCGACCCCGGCTCCTTCGTCGAGATGGACCGCTTCGTCACTCACCGCTGCTCCGACTTCGGAATGGAAGAGAAGAAGATCTTGGGCGACGGCGTCATCACCGGCCACGGCACCATCGACGGCCGGACCGTCTTCGTCTTCGCCCAGGACTTCACCAGCTTCGGCGGCTCGCTCGGCGAGGCCTTCGCCAAGAAGGTTTGCAAGATCATGGACCTCGCGGCCAAGACCGGCGCGCCGGTGATCGGGCTCAACGACTCCGGCGGCGCCCGCATCCAAGAGGGCGTCCAATCGCTGGCCGGCTACGCCGACATCTTCCTGCGCAACGTGCTCTCCAGCGGCGTCATTCCCCAAATCTCGGTCATCATGGGACCCTGCGCCGGCGGCGCGGTCTATTCGCCGGCCCTGACCGATTTCATCCTGATGGTCGAGAACACCGCCCACATGTTCATCACCGGTCCCGAAGTCATCAAGGCCGTCACCCACGAAGTCGTCAGCAAGGAGGATTTGGGCGGCGCCCTCGCTCACAACACCAAGTCCGGCGTCTCGCTGATGCGGGCACCCAACGATCAGGCGGCGCTCCAGCAGGTCCGGGAGCTGCTCTCCTTCCTGCCTTCCAACAATTTGGAAGATCCGCCGCTGGTCAAGCCCAAGGACGATCCGGTCCGGGTCGACGAGGCGCTCGACGCCCTGATTCCCGACAGCCCCAACAAACCTTACGACATGAAGGTGCTGATCAAGAGCACCCTCGACGACGGCTACTTCTTCGAGATCGGCCCCGACTTCGCGAAAAATATTTTGATCGGCTTCGGCCGCTACAACGGCCGGGTCGCCGGCATCGTCGCCAACCAGCCCCAGGTCCTGGCCGGCTGCCTCGACATCGACGCCAGCATCAAGGCCGCCCGCTTCGTCCGCTTCTGCGACGCCTTCAACATCCCGATCGTGACTTTCGTCGACGTGCCCGGATTCTTGCCCGGCACCGACCAGGAATTCGGCGGCATCATCCTCCACGGCGCCAAGCTGCTCTACGCCTTCTGCGAGGCCACCGTGCCCAAGGTCACGCTGATCACCCGCAAAGGCTACGGCGGGGCTTACGACGTCATGAGCTCCAAGCACATCCGGGGCGACGTCAACTTCGCCTATCCCTTCTCCGAGATCGCGGTGATGGGCTCGGACGGCGCGGTCAACATCATCTTCCGCAAGGAGATCGAGAAGGCCAAGGACGCGGCGGCCGAACGGACCCGCTTGACCGAGGATTACCGGGCCACCTTCGCCACGCCCTACAAGGCGGCCGAGCTGGGCTACATCGACGAGGTCATCGAGCCGCGCTTCACCCGAAGCAAGATCATCCGGGCCCTGGAGATGCTGAAGAACAAGGTCGATAAGAACCCGCCGAAAAAGCACGGGAACATTCCATTGTAAAGGCAGCCCCCTCTCCCCTGCCCCTCTCCCACAAGGGGAGAGGGAAGATCTTGCCCTCCCCCCTCGCGGGGGAGGGTGGCCGAAGGCCGGGAGAGGGGGCTCTCAAACTATTTCGAAGCTCGGAAGCAGCACTGGGCCTTCGAGCCGTATTTCATCGGAGGATTGTCTTTCCACTTATCGCGGGTGATCACGACCTCGCCGCGATGCTCGGTGAAGTCGAGGGTGCAGGGACCTTGCTTGGTTGCGGGAAAAGCCGGCGGGCCTTCCTCGTCCCATGAGCAGGTATAGGCGAGGTCGGGCGGGTTAGCCATGGAGTTGCAGACGTTCTTGCTCTCGCTGCCGACATGGGCTTTGAAGCCGGTGACGCAGAGCTTGTCTTCCATCTTCTC from bacterium includes the following:
- a CDS encoding acyl-CoA carboxylase subunit beta; protein product: MPTNREMSEILKKKNLEAEQGGGTDRIAAQHKAGKMTARERVDFLLDPGSFVEMDRFVTHRCSDFGMEEKKILGDGVITGHGTIDGRTVFVFAQDFTSFGGSLGEAFAKKVCKIMDLAAKTGAPVIGLNDSGGARIQEGVQSLAGYADIFLRNVLSSGVIPQISVIMGPCAGGAVYSPALTDFILMVENTAHMFITGPEVIKAVTHEVVSKEDLGGALAHNTKSGVSLMRAPNDQAALQQVRELLSFLPSNNLEDPPLVKPKDDPVRVDEALDALIPDSPNKPYDMKVLIKSTLDDGYFFEIGPDFAKNILIGFGRYNGRVAGIVANQPQVLAGCLDIDASIKAARFVRFCDAFNIPIVTFVDVPGFLPGTDQEFGGIILHGAKLLYAFCEATVPKVTLITRKGYGGAYDVMSSKHIRGDVNFAYPFSEIAVMGSDGAVNIIFRKEIEKAKDAAAERTRLTEDYRATFATPYKAAELGYIDEVIEPRFTRSKIIRALEMLKNKVDKNPPKKHGNIPL